Proteins found in one Amycolatopsis aidingensis genomic segment:
- a CDS encoding VanZ family protein — protein sequence MDSLLRAFGELIPATIIASPFAVLAWLVLSERRGRRRPPRTARRTAALDVAIGSNVIIVCFLVTIPVPWRPPTALHLWPGTDLVDAFAPTGSPWQVMGNLVLLAPLGALIPLRVRASRSLVKLALAALIVSTIVEVGQYLLHTGRVTATDDIVLNTLGAVAGARLTRRWWSHRYPGIYAIPAPRTSSPSLESLPRHTPH from the coding sequence GTGGACTCGTTACTGCGCGCATTCGGCGAACTGATCCCGGCGACGATTATCGCGTCGCCGTTCGCCGTGCTGGCCTGGCTGGTGCTGAGCGAGCGGCGCGGCCGGAGGAGACCCCCGCGGACGGCGCGCCGCACCGCCGCGCTGGACGTCGCGATCGGCAGCAACGTCATCATCGTGTGCTTCCTGGTGACCATCCCGGTGCCCTGGCGGCCACCCACCGCCCTGCACCTGTGGCCGGGTACCGATCTGGTGGACGCCTTCGCCCCCACCGGCTCGCCCTGGCAGGTGATGGGCAACCTGGTGCTGCTCGCGCCGCTCGGCGCGCTGATCCCGCTGCGGGTGCGGGCCTCCCGGTCGCTGGTCAAGCTGGCGCTGGCCGCACTGATCGTGTCCACCATCGTGGAGGTGGGCCAGTACCTGCTGCACACCGGCCGGGTGACCGCCACCGACGACATCGTGCTGAACACCCTCGGCGCGGTCGCCGGTGCCCGGCTGACCCGGCGCTGGTGGTCGCACCGCTACCCGGGCATTTACGCGATCCCCGCGCCGCGCACCTCATCCCCCTCCCTGGAGTCCCTGCCTCGCCACACTCCGCACT
- a CDS encoding response regulator yields the protein MIRVLVVDDDFMVAKVHSGYVQRTEGFSVVGVAHTGADALRSVRDLRPDLVLLDIYLPDMDGIAVLRELRADPATVDTDVVVITAARDVDTIRSAMRGGALHYLIKPFSHSALRDQLRHFGSLHAKLNRLSRASVAGQQDVDDVFGARPPAAGSLPKGLTLQTAELVRQALQDHPDGLSATECAQVTELSRPSARRYLEHFAATGNAEVRLRYGGTGRPERQYHWRQ from the coding sequence GTGATCCGGGTGCTGGTGGTGGACGACGACTTCATGGTCGCCAAGGTGCACAGTGGATACGTGCAGCGCACGGAGGGCTTCTCGGTGGTCGGGGTTGCGCACACCGGCGCGGACGCCCTGCGCTCGGTTCGCGACCTGCGGCCGGACCTGGTGTTGCTGGACATCTACCTGCCGGATATGGACGGTATCGCCGTGCTGCGCGAGCTGCGTGCCGATCCGGCCACCGTGGACACCGACGTCGTGGTGATCACCGCGGCCCGTGATGTGGACACCATTCGCAGCGCGATGCGGGGTGGCGCGCTGCACTATCTCATCAAACCGTTCTCCCATTCCGCGCTCCGTGACCAGCTCCGGCATTTCGGTTCCCTGCACGCGAAACTGAATCGATTGTCCAGGGCATCGGTGGCCGGGCAGCAGGACGTGGACGACGTGTTCGGGGCGCGGCCACCGGCGGCGGGCAGCCTGCCGAAAGGGCTGACCCTGCAGACGGCCGAACTGGTGCGACAAGCACTGCAAGACCACCCGGACGGGTTATCGGCGACCGAGTGCGCGCAGGTCACCGAGCTGTCCAGGCCCAGCGCCCGCCGCTATCTCGAACATTTCGCTGCCACCGGAAACGCCGAGGTCCGGCTGCGCTACGGCGGTACCGGTCGGCCCGAACGGCAATACCACTGGCGGCAATAA
- a CDS encoding sensor histidine kinase, whose translation MGAKGSLARQLLGWQLAIVFALLACVVTFSVIQSGKSFADTEGRRLLSVAETVAATPGVPEGLLDPVRRDPLPIFAESARSLSGADSVIIALPNRRVLTSPDPRQLRTQLPIGDSTVTRGRSWVGEVGDELVAHVPVIGNRGELIGIVAASKATPGFFEGVANSPGNALALLAIATVLGVAGSLFLAWRVKRKTLGLEPREITGLVEHREALLHGIKEGVIALDEQDRITLVNDTARELLALPPDCVGTWVGELEANERLLDVLTGRAHGADQIVLRAGRVLVMNRMPITRDGREVGAVTTLRDRTELVALREELAANSLATDTLRAQAHEFTNRLHTIAGLIELGEYDEARSYVDLVSRARDEWHDQVSAHIGDPAVAALLIAKASLAAEQGVGIRLAEGSRLDAVDEQLSADLVTVVGNLVDNALDALRDRGRGAAEGDWVEVTIRQEATQLRVVVRDSGPGVAPELATEVFTHGFTTKVAEHDAGAAGARGLGLALTRQICRRRHGSVAVHNAGGAVFTAVLPLPRRAGVPR comes from the coding sequence CGTTGGCGCGGCAGCTGCTCGGCTGGCAGCTGGCGATCGTCTTCGCCCTGCTCGCCTGCGTGGTGACCTTCTCGGTGATCCAGTCCGGGAAGAGTTTCGCCGACACCGAGGGCAGGCGGCTGCTGTCGGTCGCGGAGACCGTCGCCGCCACCCCGGGTGTGCCCGAGGGCCTGCTCGACCCGGTGCGCCGCGATCCGCTGCCGATCTTCGCGGAGAGTGCACGCAGCCTGTCCGGCGCCGACTCGGTGATCATCGCCTTGCCGAACCGCCGGGTGCTCACCTCGCCGGATCCCCGGCAGCTGCGTACCCAGCTGCCGATCGGGGACAGCACGGTCACCCGGGGCCGGTCCTGGGTCGGCGAGGTCGGGGACGAGCTGGTCGCGCACGTTCCGGTGATCGGCAACCGCGGCGAGCTGATCGGGATCGTCGCGGCGAGCAAGGCGACCCCCGGGTTCTTCGAAGGTGTCGCGAACTCGCCAGGCAACGCACTCGCGCTGCTGGCGATCGCGACGGTACTCGGGGTGGCCGGTTCGCTGTTCCTGGCCTGGCGGGTCAAACGCAAGACCCTTGGCCTGGAGCCAAGGGAGATCACCGGCCTGGTCGAGCACCGGGAGGCACTACTGCACGGCATCAAGGAAGGCGTCATCGCGCTGGACGAGCAGGACCGGATCACCCTGGTCAACGACACGGCGCGGGAGCTGCTGGCGCTGCCGCCCGACTGCGTCGGCACCTGGGTCGGCGAGCTGGAGGCGAACGAACGCCTGCTGGACGTGCTGACCGGCCGGGCGCACGGGGCCGACCAGATCGTGTTGCGGGCCGGCAGGGTGCTGGTGATGAACCGGATGCCGATCACAAGGGACGGCCGCGAGGTCGGCGCCGTGACCACGCTGCGGGACCGCACGGAGCTGGTCGCGCTACGCGAGGAGCTGGCGGCGAACTCCCTGGCCACGGACACGCTGCGCGCGCAGGCGCACGAGTTCACCAACCGGCTGCACACCATCGCCGGGCTGATCGAGCTGGGCGAGTACGACGAGGCACGCAGCTATGTGGATCTGGTCAGCAGGGCGCGGGACGAGTGGCACGACCAGGTGAGCGCCCATATCGGCGACCCGGCCGTGGCCGCATTGCTGATCGCCAAGGCCAGCCTGGCCGCCGAGCAGGGGGTGGGGATCAGGCTTGCCGAGGGCAGCAGGCTGGATGCCGTGGACGAGCAACTGTCCGCCGACCTGGTGACCGTGGTCGGCAACCTGGTTGACAACGCCCTGGACGCGCTGCGCGACCGCGGCCGCGGCGCCGCGGAAGGCGACTGGGTGGAGGTGACGATCCGGCAGGAGGCCACCCAGCTGCGCGTGGTGGTCCGCGACTCCGGCCCCGGGGTGGCCCCGGAGTTGGCCACCGAGGTGTTCACCCACGGCTTCACCACCAAGGTCGCCGAGCACGACGCGGGCGCGGCCGGGGCTCGCGGGCTCGGCCTGGCCCTGACCAGGCAGATCTGCCGGCGCAGGCATGGCTCGGTCGCGGTGCACAACGCCGGGGGCGCGGTGTTCACCGCCGTGTTGCCGCTGCCGCGGCGAGCGGGGGTGCCGAGGTGA